In Chloroflexota bacterium, one genomic interval encodes:
- a CDS encoding C-terminal binding protein: MSFKVLVTDYVWPSVEPERAVLAKIGAELVVAPDGEEDTLAALAKDVDGILTCFAQVTDKVVRAAEKCIVIGRYGVGVDNIAVDTATELGIAVTYVPDYCVDEVSDHVMGLLLDWNRRISLFDNSVKGAGWGSVPLTMRIMRLRGKRLGVVGFGRIGRAVCEKALAFGFEVLAYDPFVTAEQAAEAGARSVDMETLLRESDFVTLHSPLTPETENLIGAAELEMMKEDAFLINCARGPLIDEDALYDALQSGSIGGAGLDVLVDAHPSPDYRLLKLLNLLVTPHVAFFSQEAVLELEERAAGEVAAVLQGQMPDNLVNTPVLDHPNPRHALSV, translated from the coding sequence ATGTCGTTCAAGGTTCTGGTTACCGATTATGTCTGGCCCTCGGTGGAACCGGAGCGCGCGGTTCTCGCCAAAATCGGCGCCGAACTTGTCGTTGCGCCGGATGGCGAAGAAGACACACTCGCCGCGCTCGCCAAGGATGTCGATGGCATACTGACTTGCTTCGCGCAGGTTACGGACAAGGTCGTGCGCGCCGCCGAGAAGTGCATCGTCATCGGACGATACGGCGTTGGCGTGGACAACATCGCCGTGGACACCGCGACCGAACTCGGCATCGCCGTTACTTATGTGCCGGACTACTGCGTGGACGAAGTGTCCGACCATGTAATGGGCTTGCTGCTGGACTGGAACCGGCGCATATCGCTGTTCGACAACTCGGTGAAAGGCGCAGGCTGGGGCAGCGTGCCGCTCACAATGCGCATCATGCGGTTGCGCGGCAAGCGGCTGGGCGTCGTCGGCTTTGGCAGGATAGGCAGGGCGGTCTGCGAGAAAGCGCTCGCATTCGGCTTCGAGGTGCTCGCGTACGACCCGTTCGTCACGGCAGAACAGGCGGCGGAAGCGGGCGCGCGCTCCGTTGACATGGAGACGCTGCTGCGCGAATCGGATTTCGTCACGCTTCACTCGCCGCTGACGCCGGAAACCGAGAACCTCATCGGCGCGGCTGAGCTTGAGATGATGAAGGAAGACGCTTTTCTGATTAACTGCGCGCGCGGTCCACTGATTGACGAAGACGCGCTATACGATGCGCTGCAATCGGGCAGCATCGGCGGCGCTGGGCTTGACGTGTTGGTGGACGCGCATCCGTCTCCCGACTATCGCCTGCTCAAGCTGCTCAATTTGCTGGTTACACCGCATGTAGCGTTCTTCTCGCAGGAAGCGGTGCTGGAACTCGAAGAACGCGCGGCGGGTGAAGTCGCTGCCGTGCTGCAAGGGCAAATGCCGGACAATCTGGTAAACACTCCCGTGCTCGATCATCCTAACCCGAGGCACGCGTTGTCCGTTTAA